In the Populus trichocarpa isolate Nisqually-1 chromosome 1, P.trichocarpa_v4.1, whole genome shotgun sequence genome, one interval contains:
- the LOC18094661 gene encoding uncharacterized protein LOC18094661: protein MRARLVVFPVKGRNWCFSRSIDPSLEEAAASHTPSTLKHLWKKISSSSNSSAKNVELVIDYASNKMDKAWMGLEKAPEGTFKNKLHGLGLKLLSRVKPSEIFLKSISKEVSSVEITYPSSLNARLVRRRLRHIAMRGAAIHKKYFYGSVMLLPLSSALAVLPLPNIPFFWFLFRSYSNWRALKGSEKLLQLVSDCSCAENSAAPNAKGSEPESEEPRHKSHSSQDSLWVLQPSKELQELLNKHADENGLNDSAISDICKTFSLNVKDVSKFRHSI, encoded by the exons ATGAGAGCAAGATTGGTGGTGTTTCCTGTTAAAGGAAGAAACTGGTGCTTTAGCAGATCAATAGACCCTTCCCTTGAAGAGGCAGCCGCTTCCCATACTCCTTCCACTCTCAAACACCTTTGGAAAaagatctcttcttcttccaacTCCAGTGCCAAAAATGTGGAACTTGTTATAGATTATGCTTCCAATAAG atggataAAGCATGGATGGGTCTGGAGAAGGCTCCTGAGGGAACTTTCAAGAATAAGCTTCATGg GTTGGGATTGAAGCTTTTGTCAAGGGTTAAGCCGTctgagatttttttgaaatctatATCCAAGGAGGTCTCTAGTGTTGAAATTACCTACCCTTCCAG TTTAAATGCACGCCTTGTGCGTCGAAGGCTGCGACACATTGCCATGAG GGGGGCTGCCATCCACAAGAAATATTTCTATGGTTCAGTTATGCTGCTTCCATTGTCAAGTGCATTAGCT GTCTTGCCTCTACCCAACATCCCAttcttttggttcttattcCGCAGTTATTCCAACTGGCGAGCTCTTAAG GGAAGTGAGAAGCTTCTTCAGCTAGTGTCAGATTGCTCATGTGCTGAAAATTCAGCTGCTCCAAATGCCAAGGGAAGCGAGCCTGAGAGTGAGGAACCCAGGCATAAATCCCACAGTTCACAAGATTCTCTATGG GTGCTGCAACCATCAAAGGAGCTCCAGGAACTTCTTAATAAGCATGCAGATGAAAACGGCCTCAATGACTCTGCAATTTCAGATATTTGCAAGACCTTTAGTTTGAATGTCAAGGATGTTTCGAAGTTTAGACATTCAATCTAG
- the LOC18094662 gene encoding uncharacterized protein LOC18094662, which translates to MPLLDIATAQASLQNPLGPLRAQSHVHCKVFSSPFTFGDDKRLLSLGKCIEFRRKINGFERSKLWIKAIATFEPQSSVHKGDGNRKTSRGNEQLGANSDTLTAQVESLREDSMTLDDREELRRKRISKANKGNTPWNKGRKHSPETLQKIRERTRLAMQDPKIKMKLANLGHAQSKETRVKIGHGVRLGWQKRREKQMMQEGCYFEWQNLITEASRRGYTGEGELQWDSYNILRQQLEFEWVESVEKRKTTPRPKGSKRAPKSLEQRRKISEAIAAKWADPEYRERVFSGISKYHGTPVGAERKPRRRPSGGSQSARQDSTRRTNDTEKGDTRSPTQQLRRRSKTPSYKDPLARSKLEMIKNIRAERTATETKKNEAVERARSLITEAEKAANTLEAAAVRSPIARASLIEARKLIAEAIQSIESVDTGYSISNDSISNEIDRHPDPSLAPTKQVSEVEKEINAGNGGLGQVALRQVNGTKILETSKDEDLNFCNLAFNDILNGEKELHHLGTGAYGLPSLSMASPVDHSSSRKQPGQVEPNGSLKSEKINLPNGSRVQYVKEETPSKPDTTKKWVRGRLVEGTGG; encoded by the exons ATGCCTTTATTAg ATATTGCTACTGCTCAGGCTTCCTTACAAAATCCTTTGGGTCCACTAAGGGCTCAATCCCATGTTCACTGCAAAGTTTTTTCAAGTCCATTTACCTTTGGTGATGATAAGAGGCTGTTATCGTTAGGGAAATGTATTGAATTCCGTAGAAAGATAAATGGTTTTGAGAGGAGTAAACTTTGGATAAAGGCTATTGCTACCTTTGAACCCCAGTCTTCGGTTCACAAGGGAGATGGAAACAGAAAAACAAGTCGTGGAAATGAACAGCTTGGTGCCAATTCAGATACCTTGACAGCGCAGGTCGAGTCTTTACGCGAAGACTCGATGACATTAGACGACAGAGAAGAATTGAGACGGAAAAGGATTTCTAAAGCAAATAAAGGGAACACGCCATGGAACAAAGGCAGGAAACATAGCCCTG AAACCCTTCAGAAGATTAGAGAAAGAACAAGGCTTGCAATGCAGGATCCTAAG ATCAAGATGAAGCTAGCCAACCTTGGACACGCTCAGAG CAAAGAGACAAGGGTGAAAATTGGGCATGGAGTTAGATTAGGGTGGCAAAAGCGCCGTGAGAAGCAGATGATGCAGGAAGGTTGTTATTTTGAATGGCAGAACTTAATCACAGAAGCTTCAAGAAGAGGCTATACTGGTGAGGGAGAGCTGCAGTGGGATTCCTACAATATCTTAAGGCAACAGCTTGAGTTTGAATGGGTGGAGAGTgttgaaaaaaggaaaacaacgcCTAGGCCAAAAGGTAGCAAGAGAGCACCGAAATCCCttgaacaaagaagaaaaatatcagAAGCCATTGCTGCAAAATGGGCTGATCCT GAATACCGTGAGAGAGTCTTCTCTGGCATTTCTAAATATCATGGCACACCAGTTGGAGCTGAAAGAAAGCCAAGGCGGAGGCCAAGTGGTGGTTCACAGTCTGCTAGACAGGACTCCACAAGGAGAACTAATGATACAGAAAAGGGGGATACCAGAAGCCCAACTCAGCAGTTGAGGCGAAGAAGTAAGACACCGTCATACAAAGATCCTTTGGCACGTTCGAAGTTGGAGATGATAAAGAACATCAGAGCAGAAAGAACAGCCacagaaaccaagaaaaatgaaGCCGTTGAACGAGCAAG GTCGTTAATTACAGAAGCTGAGAAGGCCGCTAACACTCTTGAAGCAGCTGCAGTGAGGAGCCCCATCGCTCGTGCCTCCCTAATCGAAGCCAGAAAGCTCATTGCTGAAGCAATTCAATCAATTGAATCTGTGGATACAGGGTATAGCATATCCAATGATAGCATATCTAATGAGATTGACAGGCACCCTGACCCATCTCTTGCACCAACCAAACAGGTTAGTGAGGTTGAGAAGGAAATAAATGCAGGCAACGGAGGCTTGGGTCAAGTAGCGTTGAGACAAGTAAATGGGACCAAGATCCTGGAAACAAGTAAAGATGAAGACCTTAATTTCTGTAATTTAGCCTTCAATGATATACTGAATGGTGAGAAGGAACTTCACCACCTAGGCACCGGTGCATATGGTTTGCCTTCACTGAGCATGGCGAGTCCTGTAGACCATTCGAGTTCCAGAAAGCAACCTGGCCAAGTGGAACCAAACGGGAGTCTGAAGTCTGAAAAGATTAATCTACCGAATGGATCCAGAGTTCAGTATGTGAAAGAAGAGACACCTTCCAAACCGGACACTACTAAGAAATGGGTTCGTGGAAGGCTCGTTGAAGGGACAGGAGGCTGA
- the LOC18094663 gene encoding RING-H2 finger protein ATL3 yields the protein MGRLDDSATMEITGKVMVVAIVILFLVVVFVIFLHLYAKWFWWRIEEPAHPQQSRRRQRRRYVFNPGQDPVRRGLELSILRSLPLVIFQPKDFPGGLECAVCLSDAVEGEKVRLLPKCNHGFHLDCIDMWFQSYSTCPLCRSSVAPQAQCASGANNNNDLEVNIQSPEEILISGYSIESPDFPTNVLFWGDQTLVSTGGGSLEEGPSSSASSAPSSSAGARHDEMLVIDVPVQITDNLAEDQESKLPTPTRLRSLKRLLSREKRLPPNCSNGSVDV from the coding sequence ATGGGGAGATTAGATGACTCAGCGACAATGGAAATAACCGGCAAGGTTATGGTTGTTGCAATTGTAATTCTATTCTTGGTGGTGGTTTTTGTTATCTTTCTACATCTTTATGCAAAATGGTTTTGGTGGCGCATTGAAGAGCCCGCTCACCCTCAACAATCTCGCCGCCGCCAACGCCGACGCTATGTCTTTAACCCTGGTCAAGACCCAGTGAGAAGAGGGCTAGAGCTCTCTATACTGAGATCCCTACCACTAGTGATTTTCCAGCCCAAAGATTTCCCAGGTGGACTAGAATGTGCTGTTTGCTTATCTGATGCTGTAGAAGGAGAAAAGGTCAGGTTGTTGCCTAAATGCAACCATGGGTTCCATCTTGATTGTATTGACATGTGGTTCCAGTCCTATTCTACTTGTCCTCTATGTAGAAGCTCGGTAGCACCACAAGCTCAATGCGCTAGTGGTGCCAATAACAACAATGACCTGGAGGTGAATATTCAGTCTCCGGAGGAAATTTTGATTTCTGGGTATTCAATAGAATCTCCAGATTTTCCAACAAACGTGTTGTTTTGGGGGGATCAGACTCTTGTAAGCACTGGGGGCGGTTCCTTGGAAGAAGGACcttcttcttcagcttcttcCGCGCCATCATCTTCAGCTGGTGCTAGGCATGATGAGATGCTTGTTATTGATGTTCCTGTGCAAATTACCGATAATCTTGCTGAGGATCAGGAATCAAAGTTGCCAACGCCTACGCGGTTGAGGTCATTGAAAAGACTTTTGAGCAGGGAGAAAAGGTTACCTCCTAATTGTTCTAATGGTTCTGTTGATGTTTAG
- the LOC18094664 gene encoding uncharacterized protein LOC18094664 isoform X2 encodes MNKAPMHQHYEASDYGAYEFDPEVDFTQHPESGKGRVEEEKKSRRSWKRTLLKWWKAEKKTKPTVEPTNSSHISNPRKGHVSGPIYGSARGVDARHRRQTSGPLTNLFNHSKRVENETPYMCLDQLNNPHGVKAYGPVYLVT; translated from the exons ATGAATAAAGCTCCAATGCACCAACATTACGAGGCAAGCGATTATGGTGCCTACGAATTTGATCCTGAAGTTGATTTTACACAG CATCCAGAATCTGGAAAAGGAAGagtagaagaagagaaaaagagcaGGAGGTCCTGGAAACGCACTCTCCTCAAATGGTGGAAAGCTGAGAAAAAGACCAAGCCTACCGTGGAACCGACAAATAGCTCTCACATTTCAAATCCAAGAAAGGGTCATGTTTCCGGTCCTATATATGGGAGTGCCagaggagtcgatgcaaggcaTCGGCGACAAACATCTGGGCCACTGACTAATCTTTTCAACCATTCAAAGAGGGTGGAGAATGAGACACCTTATATGTGTCTCGACCAGCTTAATAATCCTCATGGTGTCAAGGCATATGGACCTGTTTACTTGGTAACATAG
- the LOC18094664 gene encoding uncharacterized protein LOC18094664 isoform X1: MNKAPMHQHYEASDYGAYEFDPEVDFTQFLEEARQHAREMNLQSPLQHPESGKGRVEEEKKSRRSWKRTLLKWWKAEKKTKPTVEPTNSSHISNPRKGHVSGPIYGSARGVDARHRRQTSGPLTNLFNHSKRVENETPYMCLDQLNNPHGVKAYGPVYLVT; this comes from the exons ATGAATAAAGCTCCAATGCACCAACATTACGAGGCAAGCGATTATGGTGCCTACGAATTTGATCCTGAAGTTGATTTTACACAG TTCTTGGAAGAAGCTAGACAACATGCAAGAGAAATGAATCTACAGTCCCCGTTACAGCATCCAGAATCTGGAAAAGGAAGagtagaagaagagaaaaagagcaGGAGGTCCTGGAAACGCACTCTCCTCAAATGGTGGAAAGCTGAGAAAAAGACCAAGCCTACCGTGGAACCGACAAATAGCTCTCACATTTCAAATCCAAGAAAGGGTCATGTTTCCGGTCCTATATATGGGAGTGCCagaggagtcgatgcaaggcaTCGGCGACAAACATCTGGGCCACTGACTAATCTTTTCAACCATTCAAAGAGGGTGGAGAATGAGACACCTTATATGTGTCTCGACCAGCTTAATAATCCTCATGGTGTCAAGGCATATGGACCTGTTTACTTGGTAACATAG